Proteins from one Triticum aestivum cultivar Chinese Spring chromosome 7A, IWGSC CS RefSeq v2.1, whole genome shotgun sequence genomic window:
- the LOC123149517 gene encoding ribonuclease 3-like protein 2 isoform X2, whose amino-acid sequence MDEIVWFSAFRVFIEAGPQRPRAKEFQANSPIPFPHPSLGFLHAAAGPLCAAPSAGASSSAAPPVAVTRPRPRPGLQQQQQARPALYSGGRRQTLFSKISSPPSRSSQTVTRTGTPGMMEPASRKRRASSPPPSGPVTLPPPGFVADREEAAARVERLLRYQFNNRSLLEEALTHQSFAGGAAASYQRLEFVGDAALGLAFSTFLYLTNPTVGPGALSTLRAANISTEKLARVAVRHDLYPLLRRNCPRLDLLVGQFIQSVKQELEDDLGTTPYGGTVFKAPKVLADIVEAIAAAVYVDCNFDLEKLWKVTRFLFEPIVTAETIDEQPVSTLHELCQKHGKDIKFKTWQKGGTAVVNVFVGGALVGMGSSEQMVIAKLNATRDALSKLLGGGNQQVLTTGVGHGLGVEVGELRECKQKLIEQCSRKHWPKPIFKLEKTDGPAHDRTFVYSVQVETQGGIWLTLGEPMSRVKDAENSGAQKMLEHLLKL is encoded by the exons ATGGATGAGATTGTGTGGTTCTCCGCCTTTCGTGTTTTTATAGAGGCAGGCCCGCAACGCCCACGCGCAAAAGAATTTCAGGCGAACAGCCCAATCCCCTTTCCTCACCCCTCGCTAGGTTTCCTCCACGCCGCCGCCGGTCCCTTGTGCGCAGCTCCCTCCGCCGgtgcctcctcctccgctgctccTCCCGTTGCCGTgacccgcccccgcccccgccccggtCTCCAGCAGCAGCAACAGGCCCGCCCGGCACTCTACTCCGGCGGACGCCGCCAAACTCTCTTCTCCAAAATTTCATCTCCCCCCTCCCGATCTAGCCAGACGGTCACGCGCACCGGCACGCCAGGGATGATGGAGCCCGCCTCCCGCAAGCGCCGCGCCTCGTCGCCTCCGCCGTCGGGCCCCGTCACGCTGCCGCCGCCCGGCTTCGTGGCGgacagggaggaggcggcggcccgcGTGGAGCGGCTTCTCCGGTACCAGTTCAACAACCGCTCCCTGCTCGAGGAGGCGCTCACCCACCAGTCCTTCGCCGGTGGCGCCGCGGCCTCCTACCAGAGGCTCGAGTTCGTCGGGGACGCGGCGCTCGGCCTCGCCTTCTCCACCTTCCTCTACCTCACCAACCCCACCGTCGGCCCCGGCGCGCTCTCCACGCTCCGGGCCGCCAACATCTCCACCGAGAAGCTGGCCCGCGTCGCCGTGCGCCACGACCTCTACCCGCTGCTCCGACGCAACTGCCCTCGCCTCGATCTCTTG GTAGGACAGTTTATCCAGTCAGTGAAACAAGAGTTAGAGGATGACCTTGGCACTACGCCCTATGGTGGCACTGTATTTAAGGCTCCCAAGGTGCTTGCTGATATAGTTGAGGCCATTGCCGCTGCTGTCTATGTGGATTGCAACTTTGATCTTGAGAAGCTCTGGAAG GTAACAAGGTTCCTCTTTGAGCCCATTGTCACGGCAGAAACAATAGACGAGCAACCCGTGTCTACGTTGCATGAACTGTGCCAGAAACATGGGAAAGATATAAAATTCAAGACTTGGCAGAAGGGTGGAACTGCGGTTGTAAATGTATTTGTTGGTGGGGCACTTGTTGGGATGGGCTCCTCAGAGCAGATGGTAATCGCTAAGCTCAATGCCACAAGGGATGCATTAAGCAAGCTTCTTGGTGGAGGCAATCAGCAAGTGTTGACAACCGGAGTTGGCCATGGATTGGGGGTTGAGGTTGGAGAGCTTAGGGAATGCAAGCAGAAGCTTATTGAGCAGTGCAGCAGGAAGCATTGGCCAAAACCCATCTTTAA GTTAGAGAAGACAGATGGGCCGGCACATGATAGGACATTTGTTTACTCGGTTCAGGTAGAAACCCAAGGTGGTATTTGGTTAACTTTAGGTGAACCGATGTCAAGAGTAAAGGATGCGGAGAATTCTGGCGCGCAGAAGATGTTGGAACATCTATTGAAATTGTGA
- the LOC123146843 gene encoding AAA-ATPase ASD, mitochondrial-like: MAAALVERWAGLGSAVATVIFLWSVVQNYVPPTFRLYLTTWATKLAACFNPYLQITISEYGAERFQRSDFFLAVEAYLSDACARRARKLKAELGKDSKNLLVSVDDHEEVTDDFSGITIWWYASKRQSKANVISLYPGGDEKRFYRVVFHRQHRDLVVDSYLPFILGEGRAVTVKNRQRRLFTNNASGSWNPYRGKSVWSHVPFEHPATFDTLAMHPDEKEAVIDDLMAFQESKEYYAKVGKAWKRGYLLYGPPGTGKSTMIAAMANFLDYDVYDLELTAVKNNTELRKLFIETTGKSIMVIEDIDCSVDFTGKRRKDKKASSDKDSDNDDKPKLPIEPEKDDATKVTLSGLLNFIDGLWSACGGERIIIFTTNHKEKLDPALIRRGRMDKHIEMSYCRFEGFKVLAKNYLDVIEHELFGEVQRLLEETDMSPADVAENLMPMSKKKKRDPDVCLIGLIEALKQAKEEAAAVKVKEAEEAQAKKAKETEETEVKKGNEEDKEKDKAPEAANGDIKQGDK, encoded by the coding sequence ATGGCAGCGGCATTAGTGGAGAGGTGGGCGGGGCTCGGATCGGCGGTGGCGACCGTCATCTTCCTCTGGTCCGTGGTGCAGAACTACGTGCCCCCCACCTTCCGCCTCTACCTCACCACCTGGGCCACCAAGCTCGCAGCCTGCTTCAACCCCTACCTCCAAATCACCATCTCCGAGTATGGCGCCGAGCGTTTCCAGCGCAGCGACTTCTTCCTCGCCGTCGAGGCCTACCTCAGCGATGCGTGCGCCCGCCGCGCGCGCAAGCTCAAGGCCGAGCTCGGCAAGGACAGCAAGAACCTCCTGGTCTCCGTGGACGACCATGAAGAGGTCACTGACGACTTCTCTGGGATCACCATCTGGTGGTACGCTTCCAAGAGGCAGTCCAAGGCCAACGTCATCAGCTTATACCCCGGCGGGGACGAGAAGCGCTTCTACCGGGTCGTCTTCCATCGGCAGCATCGCGACCTTGTCGTTGACTCCTACCTTCCTTTCATCCTCGGCGAGGGCCGCGCTGTCACTGTCAAGAACCGCCAACGCCGCCTCTTCACCAACAATGCTAGCGGCAGCTGGAACCCCTACCGGGGCAAAAGCGTCTGGAGCCACGTCCCCTTCGAGCACCCCGCCACCTTTGACACGCTCGCCATGCACCCCGATGAGAAGGAAGCCGTCATCGACGATCTCATGGCGTTCCAGGAGAGCAAGGAATACTATGCCAAGGTCGGCAAGGCATGGAAGCGTGGGTACCTCCTTTACGGACCGCCCGGCACCGGCAAGTCCACCATGATCGCAGCCATGGCGAACTTCCTCGACTACGACGTCTACGACCTTGAGCTCACGGCGGTCAAGAACAACACCGAGTTACGGAAGCTCTTCATCGAGACAACGGGCAAGTCCATCATGGTCATAGAGGACATCGACTGCTCCGTCGACTTCACAGGAAAACGCCGCAAGGACAAGAAGGCCTCAAGCGACAAGGACTCCGACAACGATGACAAGCCGAAGCTACCGATAGAGCCAGAGAAGGACGATGCCACCAAGGTGACGCTCTCGGGCCTGCTTAACTTCATCGACGGGCTGTGGTCTGCTTGCGGAGGTGAGcggatcatcatcttcaccaccaacCACAAGGAGAAGCTGGACCCGGCGCTGATCCGGCGGGGTAGGATGGACAAGCACATCGAGATGTCCTACTGCCGCTTTGAGGGCTTCAAGGTGCTCGCCAAGAACTACCTAGATGTCATTGAGCATGAGCTGTTTGGGGAAGTTCAGCGCCTGCTCGAGGAGACCGACATGTCGCCCGCTGACGTTGCAGAGAACCTGATGCCCATgtcgaagaagaaaaagagggaCCCGGATGTGTGCTTGATAGGCCTAATCGAGGCGCTCAAGCAGGCCAAGGAGGAAGCGGCGGCGGTCAAGGTGAAGGAGGCAGAGGAGGCTCAAGCGAAGAAAGCCAAGGAGACAGAGGAGACAGAGGTGAAGAAAGGCAACGAGGAAGACAAAGAGAAGGACAAAGCACCCGAGGCAGCCAATGGGGATATTAAGCAAGGTGACAAGTGA
- the LOC123149517 gene encoding ribonuclease 3-like protein 2 isoform X1, whose amino-acid sequence MDEIVWFSAFRVFIEAGPQRPRAKEFQANSPIPFPHPSLGFLHAAAGPLCAAPSAGASSSAAPPVAVTRPRPRPGLQQQQQARPALYSGGRRQTLFSKISSPPSRSSQTVTRTGTPGMMEPASRKRRASSPPPSGPVTLPPPGFVADREEAAARVERLLRYQFNNRSLLEEALTHQSFAGGAAASYQRLEFVGDAALGLAFSTFLYLTNPTVGPGALSTLRAANISTEKLARVAVRHDLYPLLRRNCPRLDLLVGQFIQSVKQELEDDLGTTPYGGTVFKAPKVLADIVEAIAAAVYVDCNFDLEKLWKVTRFLFEPIVTAETIDEQPVSTLHELCQKHGKDIKFKTWQKGGTAVVNVFVGGALVGMGSSEQMVIAKLNATRDALSKLLGGGNQQVLTTGVGHGLGVEVGELRECKQKLIEQCSRKHWPKPIFKLEKTDGPAHDRTFVYSVQVETQGGIWLTLGEPMSRVKDAENSGAQKMLEHLLKLDPCT is encoded by the exons ATGGATGAGATTGTGTGGTTCTCCGCCTTTCGTGTTTTTATAGAGGCAGGCCCGCAACGCCCACGCGCAAAAGAATTTCAGGCGAACAGCCCAATCCCCTTTCCTCACCCCTCGCTAGGTTTCCTCCACGCCGCCGCCGGTCCCTTGTGCGCAGCTCCCTCCGCCGgtgcctcctcctccgctgctccTCCCGTTGCCGTgacccgcccccgcccccgccccggtCTCCAGCAGCAGCAACAGGCCCGCCCGGCACTCTACTCCGGCGGACGCCGCCAAACTCTCTTCTCCAAAATTTCATCTCCCCCCTCCCGATCTAGCCAGACGGTCACGCGCACCGGCACGCCAGGGATGATGGAGCCCGCCTCCCGCAAGCGCCGCGCCTCGTCGCCTCCGCCGTCGGGCCCCGTCACGCTGCCGCCGCCCGGCTTCGTGGCGgacagggaggaggcggcggcccgcGTGGAGCGGCTTCTCCGGTACCAGTTCAACAACCGCTCCCTGCTCGAGGAGGCGCTCACCCACCAGTCCTTCGCCGGTGGCGCCGCGGCCTCCTACCAGAGGCTCGAGTTCGTCGGGGACGCGGCGCTCGGCCTCGCCTTCTCCACCTTCCTCTACCTCACCAACCCCACCGTCGGCCCCGGCGCGCTCTCCACGCTCCGGGCCGCCAACATCTCCACCGAGAAGCTGGCCCGCGTCGCCGTGCGCCACGACCTCTACCCGCTGCTCCGACGCAACTGCCCTCGCCTCGATCTCTTG GTAGGACAGTTTATCCAGTCAGTGAAACAAGAGTTAGAGGATGACCTTGGCACTACGCCCTATGGTGGCACTGTATTTAAGGCTCCCAAGGTGCTTGCTGATATAGTTGAGGCCATTGCCGCTGCTGTCTATGTGGATTGCAACTTTGATCTTGAGAAGCTCTGGAAG GTAACAAGGTTCCTCTTTGAGCCCATTGTCACGGCAGAAACAATAGACGAGCAACCCGTGTCTACGTTGCATGAACTGTGCCAGAAACATGGGAAAGATATAAAATTCAAGACTTGGCAGAAGGGTGGAACTGCGGTTGTAAATGTATTTGTTGGTGGGGCACTTGTTGGGATGGGCTCCTCAGAGCAGATGGTAATCGCTAAGCTCAATGCCACAAGGGATGCATTAAGCAAGCTTCTTGGTGGAGGCAATCAGCAAGTGTTGACAACCGGAGTTGGCCATGGATTGGGGGTTGAGGTTGGAGAGCTTAGGGAATGCAAGCAGAAGCTTATTGAGCAGTGCAGCAGGAAGCATTGGCCAAAACCCATCTTTAA GTTAGAGAAGACAGATGGGCCGGCACATGATAGGACATTTGTTTACTCGGTTCAGGTAGAAACCCAAGGTGGTATTTGGTTAACTTTAGGTGAACCGATGTCAAGAGTAAAGGATGCGGAGAATTCTGGCGCGCAGAAGATGTTGGAACATCTATTGAAATT GGATCCATGCACTTGA
- the LOC123153803 gene encoding uncharacterized protein gives MSDSSSYTDDSDELAPSKIMEAYVAEQNVLDSFAERLMIKIKARLGYGSLQRRYGPRKVIRRDHEGAHERLVEDYFAADPLYPESMFRTRFRMNRGLFLCIVNALGEWSPYFTYRADCSGRIGLSPLQKCTAAMRMLAYGTPADALDEYLKIGKCTALECLDKFAKGVIQVFGGEYLRRPTREDVERLLQVNESRGFPGMLGSIDCMHWRWEKCPLAWRGQFTRGDYGVPTMILEAVASQDLRIWHAFFGVAGSNNDLNVLNQSPLFFDALKGEAPQVQFSVNGNEYTTGYYLADGIYPEWAAFMKTIPLPQIEKHKLFAQKQEGARKDVERAFGVLQSRFTIVRRPARLWKRKSVGRIMRACVILHNMIIEDEREQAKIHIDLNEIPGASFALPPEVNVGGVSCDVVIAAAVTYSG, from the exons ATGTCCGATTCATCATCATACACAGATGATTCTGATGAGCTAGCCCCATCCAAAATCATGGAAGCCTATGTTGCTGAGCAAAACGTCCTAGACTCCTTTGCTGAGAGGCTCATGATAAAAATCAAGGCTAGGCTCGGATATGGATCATTGCAGCGACGATACGGTCCAAGGAAGGTCATTCGGAGGGATCATGAAGGTGCTCACGAGCGTCTGGTGGAGGATTACTTTGCTGCAGATCCACTCTACCCCGAGAGTATGTTTCGTACAAGATTCCGTATGAATAGAGGTCTCTTCCTCTGCATTGTGAATGCCCTAGGTGAGTGGTCCCCCTATTTCACTTATAGGGCAGATTGTTCTGGTAGAATAGGGCTCTCGCCATTGCAAAAGTGTACAGCAGCCATGCGCATGCTAGCCTATGGCACCCCTGCAGACGCACTTGATGAGTACTTGAAGATTGGGAAGTGCACTGCATTAGAGTGTTTGGACAAGTTTGCAAAGGGGGTGATTCAGGTTTTTGGTGGGGAGTACTTGCGACGCCCCACACGGGAGGATGTTGAGCGTCTTCTTCAGGTTAACGAGTCTCGAGGTTTCCCTGGAATGCTAGGaagtattgattgcatgcattggcgaTGGGAGAAGTGTCCTCTTGCATGGAGGGGGCAATTCACCCGCGGCGATTATGGAGTACCAACGATGATCCTAGAAGCCGTTGCTTCCCAGGACCTTCGTATTTGGCATGCTTTTTTTGGAGTTGCTGGGTCAAATAATGATCTGAATGTGCTCAATCAATCCCCACTGTTTTTTGATGCACTGAAAGGAGAAGCCCCTCAAGTCCAATTTTCTGTCAATGGGAATGAGTATACCACAGGTTACTACCTTGCTGATGGTATATACCCAGAATGGGCTGCCTTCATGAAGACTATACCACTTCCCCAAATAGAGAAGCACAAGTTGTTTGCCCAGAAGCAAGAAGGGGCAAGGAAAGATGTCGAGCGCGCTTTTGGGGTATTACAGTCCCGTTTTACCATTGTCCGTCGGCCTGCACGTCTATGGAAGAGAAAGAGTGTTGGAAGGATCATGAGGGCTTGTGTGATTCTCCACAATATGATAATCGAAGATGAGAGAGAGCAGGCAAAAATTCATATTGACTTGAATGAGATTCCGGGGGCTTCATTTGCTCTACCTCCCGAAGTGAATGTTGGTG GAGTGAGCTGTGATGTGGTGATTGCGGCAGCTGTTACTTATAG TGGTTGA